The Vitis vinifera cultivar Pinot Noir 40024 chromosome 8, ASM3070453v1 genome segment AAATAACCAAAAGAATTCCAACCCCAAGAACTAGCAGTAGCAGTTCCATGATCAGCTCAAAAGCCACCAAAAGATAGAACAGCATGAATAATCAAATGTAATTCCATGCTCATTGGATATTTTTACAATGGTCAACAGCAAGATTTGATGGGTCATCGTCCTGTTTTCTGTAATTCCATatgaaaaccaagaaaataagaCTGCGGAAGAGAGAAATGTGGAGGTAGTGAATTATACAGCGTCTAGTTTCCATTTTTGCTATACAAACAATTTAACTTATCATCAACTGTAAGTTTCTATACGTTATCCTAGTTCCTACTCTATACACATATATATGTGCAACTTTTAGAGTTCATACATACAAGCAGGGAAATTGGCAATGGGCTTTCTTCCAACAGAGTATTATTGAGTTCCAACAATACTTTGagacagattttttttttttttttttttttttttaatagacacTTTGAGACAGAGATTTCAAATGCAAGCTAACTGATATGAGCAATTCTTATCATTAGTGATTGCATCTCATTTAATTCTTGACACTGTCAAATGGGCAATGCTCATGACATCAAAGCACTAATACTTCTTTCTAGTTAAGTTGACCAAACAAATTCAAATGCATAAGTGCCCAAAATATAAGAATCAGGTAAGTATATAAATAGTAACCGATACAAAGAGCAGTTCATTTATTTGTTGGATTTTGCATTCTCTTTacaatcatatttatttatttttccccttccttataatttgaaatgaaaactTATATGTAACTTTGTTTTGTGATGTAAGCTACTTATTGTGCACATTTTTTATGAGAAAAGGTTCATCAGAAAATTGTAATCCTTGTTTATGCACTTatcatatatttgtatttttctttatacTAGTGTTTAACAAAACAGTTAATTCAGACTGACCAGATAAGGACTGGATTGATCCTTGAAGAACTCATCTTTCCAACACAAGCAAGAAATCATACAAGCATAGTGCAAACCTCAAGCATATGGATTAAATGGCATTAATATAGCCATATGGACAATTAAAACATGGAAGCAAGTAAAACATCTTGACTGCATCAACAAGAAATATGTAGTGCTGGCAGCTCAGTTGGAAACTAGATTTGGGTGGAAAACAAACCAACTATGAAAAAGAGattgagaaagaagagaaaatcaaTAAGGAGCTCTTGTTCTACATCATGTGTTTCTCCTGAATTTGGCTCTTGACAAAGCCAAAGAGGATATTGAGAAGTCATAACAGAGTACAGCAATTGGATCCATGACTTCATGAAGAGGCTCCAATCAGGTGGTAGTGAAAAGTTGCCAACATCAAGGAAAGAAAGTGAGGATTCTCTAGAGCTGAATTTCATGACTAAGAAGACAAACTAAcataaaacatgaaatcattgGCCTAGGTGTTAGGACCTTAGCTAAGTCAACATGATTGCAGGCACACTAATTAACCCAGCTGATAGGATATCACAGCTATaggaagaataaaaaacatgagAAATAAAAAGTGGATGCATCTGGAAACCAGAAATAGATATACATTTTGTGCACGGTAGAAGAACTATTGTAGgggatatattttaataaagtcTAACCAAGACCTTTCAATGTTTCACAGAACAATGGCACAATAAAACTGAAAAACCATATTGATCCTTGTAATGCCACAGGTCACTGCAGCCTTTTTCTCTGTGCCTGTGTGGAGCTAAGGAGCATAGCTATGGTTAAAGTGTGCTAAGTTTTGGGGTTTCACATCTTGAAGTGTTGAGTTTCTAACTTGGGGTCCAGGTACAAAAATAAGAAGATGacatcaaataataatttaggAAAGCATGCCCTCAGCTATACTGATATCAAGCaggaaaaggaagaaatggTTGAAAGCAAGTTTCCATagaaagagaaaggaagaaTCATATATGTAAACTCAACACAGAAGAGCTCTTAACAGTTGCCAACAATACCTCATTGAATTTAAACTTTGTTATCTTTCCATAAAAACAAGAGCAATAACAAAAATCATATGgaaattatataaaagaaaacacCAGTACAATAGGCAACACCCAGATACTGATTACAAATGCTTCAGTCAGTGAAgcttaataaaagaaacaaaaacatacCAGAtataacccaaaaaaaaaaaatcttggtcAAGTCTCAAGCAGTCAATCATAGCCAGCAACTTTGTACCTTAACTTCACATTGTGACTTTCCTGTCAAAAGCCCCAAAAATGTACCATTTTCATTTGAAAGAAGGACGCAAACGATTCAAATGAAAACCAATTAGAAACTTCATAATGTAGGGGAAAAAAAGGCTCAATTCAACAAAATTCTTTCATTTAACTAGTAGACTTTACCTGCTCATGAACCTTGGCTGAAGTCTTCTCCACAAGGCGAGCCAAGCTGTCCAGCTTGGCTAGCATCTTCTCGTACAAATCCTCCAATCCGGCTGTATAATTCGTGGCTTCAGAGCCCATCAACCGACGTAGACTCCCAATCTGGACACCCTCCGCGCAAGTATCCAATTCGCGCTGAGCCTGAGCCTTGGAGACTCGCGTCGCATCGGTGTCGTCCTCCGCCATTGGCGAACCCCTCAAATCACAGGCCAACGAAGGGAAGGGAGAACTAGGGCTAAACGAACCGTAATGGCCGCGGAATGCGGGTCCAATGTTGACGATGTCGATTGATTTGGGCTCGAGAGTCTGAGAAGAGAGGCAGTACTGGTACGCTTTGTACTCATGCGTGTGAATGACTTGATCCGACAATGGCGAGGCGAATAGGAGGAAGagagaaggtctgaaattggaGAGGGAGTTTTCGATTGGGAAAGAGAATTGAGCTTTGGTGGAGAGACAGGCGGTGACGGAGGACTCCCGAAGGGAAGGGCGGAGGGGGGATCGGCGGCGGCCGGAGAACCAACCAATGAGGGAGCGAAGGGGGACGCGGTCGGCTAGGAGGCGGCGAAGGGCGAGAACGTTGACTTGGCCGGAGGAGTCGTAGAAACTGTCGATGGTTCCGGAGCAGAGGAATCCGGAGACGGTAGCGACGAAGGTGGAGGGATCGGAGGAGGAGCCCAG includes the following:
- the LOC100267162 gene encoding uncharacterized protein LOC100267162, which gives rise to MDDLPLQKIQISGPTLASMIQRFSTALGDVDGLLFGHVSHIAPSSLSDDDPLGSSSDPSTFVATVSGFLCSGTIDSFYDSSGQVNVLALRRLLADRVPLRSLIGWFSGRRRSPLRPSLRESSVTACLSTKAQFSFPIENSLSNFRPSLFLLFASPLSDQVIHTHEYKAYQYCLSSQTLEPKSIDIVNIGPAFRGHYGSFSPSSPFPSLACDLRGSPMAEDDTDATRVSKAQAQRELDTCAEGVQIGSLRRLMGSEATNYTAGLEDLYEKMLAKLDSLARLVEKTSAKVHEQESHNVKLRYKVAGYD